From one Streptomyces sp. NBC_01478 genomic stretch:
- a CDS encoding carbohydrate ABC transporter permease — protein MITEIAPARERESTAPHQPRKVRRAWDEVPRWQIYVPLGIYLVFTLIPFYWILLFAFRPAGSTSLVPWPMTLDHFQKVWTERSFGVYFQNSVYVGVATLILTTVVALAGGYALARFEFRIKRTFMLALLCSQFVPGALLLVPLFQIFAKLQMINSLGSVIIAETVFQLPLSMILISGFIRNVPQSLEEAAWVDGCNRFAAFRIVVLPLLRPGLIAVGSFAFVHAWNHFLFALMFLSDQSKQTIPVGLNTLMGADSVDLGALAAGGIVAAVPVVIVFAFIQKWLITGFSAGAVKG, from the coding sequence GTGATCACCGAGATCGCCCCGGCCCGCGAGCGGGAGTCCACCGCACCGCACCAGCCGCGCAAGGTCCGCCGCGCCTGGGACGAGGTCCCGCGCTGGCAGATCTACGTCCCCCTGGGCATCTACCTCGTCTTCACCCTGATCCCCTTCTACTGGATCCTGCTCTTCGCGTTCCGCCCGGCCGGCTCGACCTCCCTGGTGCCCTGGCCGATGACCCTCGACCACTTCCAGAAGGTGTGGACCGAGCGCAGCTTCGGCGTCTACTTCCAGAACAGCGTCTACGTCGGCGTGGCCACCCTGATCCTCACCACGGTCGTCGCCCTGGCCGGCGGCTACGCGCTCGCCCGCTTCGAGTTCAGGATCAAACGCACCTTCATGCTCGCCCTGCTCTGCTCCCAATTCGTGCCGGGCGCACTGCTGTTGGTCCCGCTGTTCCAGATCTTCGCCAAGCTCCAGATGATCAACTCGCTCGGCAGCGTCATCATCGCGGAGACCGTCTTCCAGCTCCCGCTGTCGATGATCCTGATCAGCGGCTTCATCCGGAACGTCCCGCAGTCCCTGGAGGAGGCCGCCTGGGTCGACGGCTGCAACCGCTTCGCCGCGTTCCGCATCGTCGTCCTCCCGCTGCTGCGGCCCGGGCTGATCGCCGTCGGCTCCTTCGCCTTCGTGCACGCCTGGAACCACTTCCTCTTCGCCCTGATGTTCCTGTCCGACCAGAGCAAGCAGACCATCCCGGTCGGCCTCAACACCCTGATGGGCGCGGACAGCGTCGACCTCGGCGCGCTCGCCGCGGGCGGCATCGTCGCGGCCGTACCGGTGGTGATCGTGTTCGCCTTCATCCAGAAGTGGCTGATCACCGGCTTCAGCGCGGGGGCGGTGAAGGGATGA
- a CDS encoding MBL fold metallo-hydrolase, with protein MPLSLTVLGTASPHPRPGRPCSGYLLRGGGAEVWMDAGTGTFAELQRHTDPARLTAIWISHLHADHSADLLAAAYAFAFGGMTPAAPIPVYAPQDCARRLAGFFGQPDVRFLSGVFDFRPLYDGHAVRHWNLRLTARAVVHDTEAYGLRAECQGSVLGYSGDSGPCEALSELAGGADVFLCEADIDRHREGERQVHLTPEDAGACAKGARELLITHVGPTLTREAALERAAAIFPGRTSAALEGVTKTM; from the coding sequence ATGCCCCTCAGTCTGACCGTCCTCGGCACCGCCTCCCCGCATCCGCGCCCCGGCCGCCCCTGCTCCGGGTATCTGCTGCGCGGCGGCGGCGCCGAGGTGTGGATGGACGCGGGCACCGGAACCTTCGCGGAGTTGCAGCGGCACACCGATCCGGCGCGGCTCACCGCGATCTGGATCTCGCACCTGCACGCCGACCACAGCGCCGATCTCCTCGCGGCGGCCTACGCGTTCGCCTTCGGCGGGATGACCCCGGCCGCACCGATCCCGGTCTACGCCCCGCAGGACTGCGCCCGCCGGCTCGCCGGCTTCTTCGGGCAGCCGGACGTCCGCTTCCTGAGCGGCGTCTTCGACTTCCGGCCGCTCTACGACGGCCACGCCGTCCGGCACTGGAACCTCCGCCTCACGGCACGCGCCGTCGTCCACGACACCGAGGCGTACGGGCTGCGCGCCGAGTGCCAGGGGAGTGTCCTCGGCTACTCCGGGGACAGCGGACCCTGCGAGGCCCTGTCCGAACTCGCGGGCGGCGCCGACGTGTTCCTGTGCGAGGCCGACATCGACCGGCATCGCGAAGGCGAACGCCAGGTGCACCTCACGCCCGAGGACGCCGGAGCCTGCGCCAAGGGCGCGCGCGAACTCCTCATCACCCACGTGGGACCCACGCTCACCAGGGAAGCGGCGCTGGAACGCGCCGCCGCGATCTTCCCCGGCCGGACCTCGGCCGCGCTGGAAGGCGTCACCAAGACCATGTGA
- a CDS encoding PmoA family protein, producing MITHDTPVLRVAGRPVARYVTRPELPDRLSPRPYLHPVTTLSGTAVTELSPVDHTHHLGVGVAVPDVEGHNFWGGRTYVRDQGSTELDNHGAQRHSAFQLRDPDGFVEELRWVASGAELLRERRTVAATELTDTAWALDFTFSLTNVTPDPLSIGSPATNGRPGAAYGGYFWRARKEAGTPDVFTADREGEAAVHGTRADWLALAGTGWTLVFAGATDRTRQDPWFVRTAEYPGVGASLASDERLPIPPGDTVVRRIVTVVADGRLDRGEAAVLVRKAVSQ from the coding sequence ATGATCACCCACGACACGCCGGTGCTGCGCGTCGCGGGCCGCCCGGTCGCCCGGTACGTCACCCGGCCCGAGCTGCCCGACCGGCTCTCCCCGCGCCCCTATCTGCACCCCGTGACCACCCTGTCCGGTACGGCGGTCACCGAGCTGAGCCCCGTCGACCACACCCACCACCTCGGCGTCGGTGTCGCCGTTCCCGACGTCGAGGGGCACAACTTCTGGGGCGGCCGCACCTACGTCCGTGACCAGGGATCCACGGAACTGGACAACCACGGCGCCCAACGCCACTCCGCCTTCCAGCTCCGCGACCCCGACGGCTTCGTCGAGGAACTGCGCTGGGTGGCCTCCGGCGCCGAACTGCTCCGGGAACGCCGTACGGTCGCGGCGACCGAACTCACCGACACCGCCTGGGCGTTGGACTTCACCTTCTCGCTCACCAACGTGACGCCCGACCCCCTGTCGATCGGCAGCCCCGCCACCAACGGCCGCCCCGGAGCCGCGTACGGCGGCTACTTCTGGCGGGCCCGCAAGGAGGCCGGGACCCCGGACGTCTTCACCGCCGACCGCGAGGGCGAAGCGGCCGTCCACGGCACCCGCGCCGACTGGCTGGCCCTCGCCGGCACCGGCTGGACGCTGGTCTTCGCCGGCGCCACCGACCGCACCCGCCAGGACCCGTGGTTCGTCCGAACCGCCGAATACCCGGGCGTGGGCGCGTCGTTGGCCTCGGACGAACGGCTGCCGATCCCGCCCGGCGACACGGTCGTACGGCGCATCGTCACCGTCGTCGCGGACGGCCGCCTCGACCGGGGCGAGGCGGCGGTGCTGGTGCGGAAGGCGGTCAGCCAGTGA
- a CDS encoding carbohydrate ABC transporter permease, with protein MAQAAAVAKPPAPPRRRRASATPRRLPYLLIAPAALLMLGFIAYPVISVFYYSLQNYNPTKPWRNGFAGLDNFTHAFTNDPQFWDTLTFSAKWVVVEVGLQLLFGLALALIVNQTFVGRSVGRALVFSPWAVSGVLTSAIWVLLYNSQTGVTRYLADMGIGQYGTSWLSDPSTVFSAAVVADLWRGVPFFAILILADLQSVSKDLYEAAEVDGASRFKQFVHITLPHLKDAIVLSTLLRAVWEFNNVDLLYTLTGGGPAGETTTLPLYVANTSVEAHNFGYASALTTVAFVILLFFSIVYLRLSKFGGGDK; from the coding sequence ATGGCCCAAGCCGCAGCCGTGGCGAAACCGCCCGCGCCACCCCGGCGGCGCCGTGCCTCCGCGACCCCGCGCAGGCTCCCGTACCTGCTGATCGCCCCGGCCGCCCTGCTCATGCTGGGCTTCATCGCCTACCCGGTCATCAGCGTCTTCTACTACAGCCTGCAGAACTACAACCCCACCAAACCCTGGCGCAACGGCTTCGCGGGCCTCGACAACTTCACCCACGCCTTCACCAACGACCCGCAGTTCTGGGACACGTTGACCTTCAGCGCCAAGTGGGTCGTCGTCGAGGTCGGCCTCCAACTCCTCTTCGGGCTGGCCCTCGCGCTCATCGTCAACCAGACCTTCGTGGGACGGTCCGTCGGCCGCGCGCTCGTGTTCTCCCCGTGGGCGGTGTCGGGCGTCCTGACCTCCGCGATCTGGGTGCTGCTCTACAACTCCCAGACGGGCGTGACCCGTTACCTCGCCGACATGGGCATCGGCCAGTACGGCACGAGTTGGCTCTCCGACCCCTCGACGGTCTTCTCCGCAGCGGTCGTCGCGGACCTCTGGCGAGGCGTCCCCTTCTTCGCGATCCTCATCCTCGCCGACCTCCAGTCCGTCTCGAAGGACCTCTACGAGGCCGCCGAGGTGGACGGCGCGAGCCGCTTCAAGCAGTTCGTCCACATCACGCTGCCGCACCTCAAGGACGCGATCGTGCTGTCCACGCTGCTGCGCGCGGTGTGGGAGTTCAACAACGTCGACCTCCTCTACACCCTGACCGGCGGCGGCCCGGCCGGCGAGACCACCACACTCCCGCTCTACGTCGCCAACACCAGCGTCGAGGCCCACAACTTCGGTTACGCCTCCGCCCTCACCACGGTCGCGTTCGTGATCCTGCTGTTCTTCTCGATCGTCTATCTGCGCCTGAGCAAGTTCGGAGGCGGCGACAAGTGA
- a CDS encoding 5-dehydro-4-deoxyglucarate dehydratase, whose translation MTPAPLADRLSIPSGPLFFPVTAYGPDGSVDLDVYRAHVRRGVEAGAAAVFACCGTGEFHALLPEEFEACVRAAVEATGGRVPVVAGAGYGTALAVRYARLAESAGADGLLAMPPYLVVAGQEGLLRHYREVAAATALPVIVYQRDNAVFTPATVVELARTEGVIGFKDGLGDLDLMQRIVSTVRTEVPGDFLYFNGLPTAEQTQLAYRGIGVTLYSSAVFCFAPEIALAFHRALATGDDITANRLLDGFYLPFVDLRAQGRGYAVSLVKAGVRMRGLDVGEVRPPLTEPTEDHVKQLAQLIERGYTLIDTLTGTSIEEDA comes from the coding sequence GTGACGCCAGCCCCTCTCGCCGACCGGCTCAGTATCCCCAGCGGGCCGCTCTTCTTTCCCGTCACCGCGTACGGCCCCGACGGCTCCGTCGATCTCGACGTCTACCGCGCGCATGTCCGCCGGGGCGTCGAGGCCGGTGCCGCCGCCGTGTTCGCGTGCTGCGGCACCGGGGAGTTCCACGCGCTGCTGCCCGAGGAGTTCGAGGCGTGCGTGCGGGCCGCCGTGGAGGCGACCGGGGGCCGGGTGCCGGTGGTCGCGGGCGCGGGCTACGGCACCGCGCTCGCCGTACGGTACGCACGGCTCGCGGAGAGCGCCGGGGCGGACGGGCTGCTCGCGATGCCGCCGTACCTGGTCGTCGCCGGGCAGGAGGGGCTGCTGCGGCACTACCGGGAGGTGGCCGCGGCGACCGCGCTGCCCGTCATCGTCTACCAGCGCGACAACGCCGTGTTCACCCCGGCCACCGTGGTCGAACTCGCCCGCACCGAGGGCGTCATCGGCTTCAAGGACGGCCTCGGCGACCTCGACCTGATGCAGCGGATCGTGAGCACCGTACGCACCGAAGTCCCTGGCGACTTCCTGTACTTCAACGGGCTGCCGACCGCCGAACAGACCCAGCTCGCCTACCGGGGCATCGGTGTCACCCTCTACTCGTCCGCCGTGTTCTGCTTCGCCCCCGAGATCGCGCTCGCCTTCCACCGGGCGCTCGCGACGGGCGACGACATCACGGCCAACCGCCTCCTGGACGGCTTCTACCTGCCGTTCGTCGACCTGCGCGCCCAGGGCCGCGGTTACGCCGTCTCGCTCGTCAAGGCGGGCGTGCGCATGCGCGGCCTGGACGTCGGCGAGGTCCGCCCGCCGTTGACCGAACCGACCGAGGACCACGTCAAGCAGCTTGCCCAACTCATCGAGCGCGGCTACACGTTGATCGATACGTTGACCGGGACGTCGATCGAGGAGGACGCGTGA
- a CDS encoding GntR family transcriptional regulator, translating into MTSVPTPIPSRTQYVQEEIKRRILTGQLTPGQPLVETELAAQFGVSKTPVREALKTLAGTGLVVMNLYKGVTVRMVDADMAREVYDVRLLLEPEALRRAVRRRASLDAARDALTRADEATDTAERSLANREFHRALYLPCGNPLLGRMLDEVRDQAALVSAVAWAASPSWEREAGEHREILRLALDGDADGAATALHAHIASFVQRAFPGTELGQGPGTEPAPQGEDGQA; encoded by the coding sequence ATGACCTCTGTGCCCACGCCGATCCCGTCCCGCACGCAGTACGTGCAGGAGGAGATCAAACGCCGCATCCTCACCGGGCAGTTGACGCCGGGCCAGCCGCTCGTCGAGACCGAACTCGCCGCACAGTTCGGGGTGTCCAAGACCCCGGTGCGCGAGGCGCTCAAGACCCTGGCCGGTACCGGGCTCGTCGTGATGAACCTGTACAAGGGCGTCACGGTGCGCATGGTGGACGCGGACATGGCGCGCGAGGTGTACGACGTCCGGCTGCTCCTCGAACCCGAGGCGCTACGGCGTGCCGTGCGTCGCCGTGCCTCCCTGGACGCCGCGCGCGACGCCCTGACCCGCGCCGACGAGGCCACCGACACCGCCGAACGCTCCCTCGCCAACCGGGAGTTCCACCGCGCCCTGTACCTGCCGTGCGGCAACCCGCTGCTCGGCCGGATGCTCGACGAGGTCCGCGACCAGGCCGCCCTCGTCTCCGCCGTCGCCTGGGCCGCTTCGCCCTCGTGGGAGCGGGAGGCCGGCGAACACCGGGAGATCCTGCGGCTCGCCCTCGACGGCGACGCGGACGGCGCGGCGACCGCGCTGCACGCCCACATCGCGTCGTTCGTGCAACGGGCCTTCCCCGGCACCGAGTTGGGACAGGGACCCGGCACCGAGCCGGCACCCCAGGGAGAGGACGGTCAGGCATGA
- a CDS encoding TIGR03086 family metal-binding protein — MTDSSFDLGPQTRVVARLVEGVTDEQLREVTPCPGTAVRNMLGHLLGLSVAFRDAARKDLGVMTDTAPDTGASDIGPGWREDFPKVLDGLAEAWRDPAAWTGMTRAGGIDLPGAVAAAVVADELVIHGWDLAVATGQPYEPDPAALRSSYTFLLAAAEDPTGGGGIFGPVVPVPTDAPLLDRAVGLSGRDPGWKP, encoded by the coding sequence ATGACCGACAGCAGCTTCGACCTCGGCCCGCAGACCCGCGTCGTCGCCCGCCTCGTCGAGGGCGTCACCGACGAGCAGCTCAGGGAGGTGACCCCGTGCCCCGGGACCGCCGTACGCAACATGCTGGGGCATCTGCTCGGGCTGTCCGTCGCCTTCCGTGACGCCGCGCGCAAGGACCTGGGCGTCATGACGGACACCGCACCGGACACCGGCGCCTCCGACATCGGCCCCGGCTGGCGCGAGGACTTCCCCAAGGTCCTCGACGGACTCGCCGAGGCCTGGCGCGACCCGGCCGCCTGGACCGGCATGACCCGCGCGGGCGGCATCGACCTCCCCGGCGCGGTCGCCGCCGCCGTCGTGGCCGACGAACTGGTCATCCACGGCTGGGACTTGGCCGTGGCCACCGGCCAGCCCTACGAACCCGACCCGGCCGCGCTGCGGTCGTCGTACACCTTCCTGCTGGCGGCGGCCGAGGACCCGACCGGGGGCGGGGGCATCTTCGGACCGGTGGTCCCGGTACCGACGGACGCACCCCTGCTGGACCGGGCGGTGGGCCTGAGCGGACGGGACCCGGGCTGGAAGCCGTAG
- a CDS encoding HD domain-containing protein translates to MADTLLSRAMTGAVDPPLLPLPDRVVGLLSELETPPRLAAHLRAVHDVAHRLVDWVEPHCPALPLDREAVLFGAATHDVGKTVHASELSGPGAAHEEAGRDLLLRRGVGPELARFAATHASWARPGVGLEDLLVSLADKVWKNKRVPELEDLVVARLTEATGRAAWEEFMALDEVLAGIGDGADARLAFQASFPIHG, encoded by the coding sequence ATGGCCGACACTCTCCTGTCGAGGGCGATGACCGGTGCCGTCGACCCACCACTGCTGCCGCTGCCGGACCGTGTGGTCGGGCTGCTGTCGGAGCTGGAGACCCCGCCGCGGCTGGCGGCTCATCTGCGGGCCGTCCACGATGTCGCCCATCGGCTGGTCGACTGGGTCGAGCCGCACTGCCCGGCCCTGCCCCTCGACCGCGAGGCGGTGCTCTTCGGGGCGGCGACGCACGACGTGGGGAAGACGGTGCACGCCTCCGAGCTGTCCGGGCCGGGGGCGGCGCACGAGGAGGCGGGACGCGATCTCCTGCTGCGCCGCGGCGTCGGTCCTGAGCTGGCCCGCTTCGCCGCGACGCACGCCTCGTGGGCGCGGCCGGGTGTCGGTCTGGAGGACCTGTTGGTGAGCCTCGCCGACAAGGTGTGGAAGAACAAGCGGGTCCCCGAGCTGGAGGATCTCGTCGTGGCCCGGCTGACCGAGGCGACGGGCCGGGCGGCGTGGGAGGAGTTCATGGCGCTCGACGAGGTCCTCGCCGGCATCGGCGACGGGGCGGATGCGCGGCTGGCGTTCCAGGCATCGTTCCCGATCCACGGCTGA
- the araD gene encoding L-arabinonate dehydratase, giving the protein MVRMKAPEELRSHQWYGTDGLRSFSHRARTRQLGYLPEEHLGKPVIAILNTWSDINPCHVHLRDRAQAVKRGVWQAGGFPLEFPVSTLSETFQKPTPMLYRNLLAMETEELLRSYPVDGAVLMGGCDKSTPALLMGAASVDLPTVFVPAGPMLPGHWRNEILGSGTDMWKYWDDKRAGLIGDCEMTELESGLARSPGHCMTMGTASTLTAAAEALGVTVPGASSIPAVDSGHDRMAAQSGMRIVEQVHKGRVLSSILTQDAFEDAVTTVLGLGGSTNAVIHLIAMAGRAGVRLTLDDFDRIARTVPVLANVRPGGRTYLMEDFHFAGGLPGFLSRITDLLHLDRPTVSHDTLREQLAGARVHNDDVIRPRDNPVAHEGGVAVLRGNLCPDGAVIKHITAEPHLLKHTGPAVVFDDYRTMQRTINDPELDITADSVLVLRNAGPKGGPGMPEYGMLPLPDHLLKQGVRDMVRISDARMSGTSYGACVLHIAPESYVGGPLALVRTGDTITLDVEARTLQLNVDDEELERRRAEWTPPPARYERGYGALYNDQITQADTGCDFEFLARPGKVPDPYAG; this is encoded by the coding sequence ATGGTCCGTATGAAGGCACCGGAAGAGCTCAGAAGCCACCAGTGGTACGGCACCGACGGGCTGCGCTCCTTCAGCCACCGGGCCCGCACCCGCCAGCTCGGTTACCTCCCCGAGGAGCACCTCGGCAAGCCCGTCATCGCGATCCTCAACACCTGGTCGGACATCAATCCCTGTCATGTGCACCTCCGTGACCGGGCCCAGGCGGTCAAGCGGGGCGTGTGGCAGGCGGGCGGCTTCCCCCTCGAATTCCCGGTCTCCACGCTCAGCGAGACCTTCCAGAAGCCGACCCCGATGCTCTACCGCAACCTCCTCGCGATGGAGACCGAGGAACTGCTGCGGTCGTACCCCGTCGACGGGGCGGTGCTGATGGGCGGCTGCGACAAGTCGACCCCGGCGCTGCTCATGGGCGCGGCCAGCGTCGACCTGCCCACCGTCTTCGTCCCCGCCGGACCGATGCTGCCGGGCCACTGGCGCAACGAGATCCTCGGCTCCGGCACCGACATGTGGAAGTACTGGGACGACAAGCGCGCCGGCCTCATCGGCGACTGCGAGATGACCGAACTGGAGAGCGGCCTGGCGCGCTCGCCCGGGCACTGCATGACCATGGGGACGGCGTCCACGCTGACGGCGGCGGCGGAGGCGCTGGGTGTGACCGTGCCGGGCGCGTCGAGCATCCCCGCCGTGGACTCGGGGCACGACCGGATGGCCGCGCAGTCCGGCATGCGGATTGTTGAACAAGTCCACAAGGGGCGCGTTCTCTCGTCGATCCTCACCCAGGACGCCTTCGAGGACGCGGTCACCACCGTCCTCGGCCTCGGCGGCTCCACCAACGCCGTGATCCACCTCATCGCCATGGCCGGCCGCGCGGGCGTCCGCCTCACGCTCGACGACTTCGACCGCATCGCCCGCACGGTCCCGGTCCTGGCGAACGTACGGCCCGGCGGACGGACGTACCTCATGGAGGACTTCCACTTCGCCGGCGGCCTGCCCGGCTTCCTCTCCCGGATCACGGATCTGCTCCACCTGGACCGGCCGACGGTCTCCCACGACACCCTGCGCGAGCAGCTCGCCGGCGCGCGGGTGCACAACGACGACGTCATACGACCGCGCGACAACCCGGTCGCGCACGAGGGCGGGGTGGCCGTCCTGCGCGGCAACCTCTGCCCGGACGGCGCCGTCATCAAGCACATCACCGCCGAACCGCACCTGCTCAAACACACCGGCCCCGCGGTCGTCTTCGACGACTACCGGACCATGCAACGCACCATCAACGACCCGGAGTTGGACATCACCGCCGACAGCGTGCTGGTGCTGCGCAACGCGGGCCCCAAGGGCGGCCCCGGCATGCCCGAGTACGGCATGCTCCCGCTCCCCGACCACCTCCTGAAGCAGGGCGTCCGGGACATGGTCCGCATCTCCGACGCCCGAATGAGCGGCACGAGTTACGGCGCGTGCGTACTGCACATCGCCCCCGAGTCGTACGTCGGCGGACCACTGGCGCTCGTCCGGACCGGGGACACCATCACCCTGGACGTCGAGGCGCGCACCCTCCAACTCAACGTGGACGACGAGGAGTTGGAGCGACGGAGGGCGGAGTGGACCCCGCCGCCCGCACGGTACGAGCGCGGCTACGGCGCGCTCTACAACGACCAGATCACCCAGGCGGACACCGGCTGCGACTTCGAGTTCCTGGCCCGGCCGGGCAAGGTGCCTGATCCGTACGCCGGTTGA
- a CDS encoding Gfo/Idh/MocA family protein: MTTKTGPTTATAPAATKAPAPVALPVPVVLAGARGHGRWHVENIRRLQDKGLVRLAGICELTPLTEEEFGGELPAQSPDFGALLDSTGARVAVVCTPIPTHTDLALAAAKRGVHLLLEKPPAPSYAEFRRMADGVAAAGVACQIGFQSLGSHAVPAIRKLIAEGAIGTPTGVGGAGAWARDEAYYRRAPWAGKRRLNGVDVIDGALTNPLAHAVATALALNGTTRAEDVTRIETELVRANDIESDDTSCVRVTTVQGRPVTVAVTLCAEHPGEPYVLVQGSEGRITYWYKQDRALLQRAGHGPEEFEYGSTDLLENLVAHLADGEALLVEPDSTGAFMKVVEAIRQAPDPAQLPTSAWHLIPTENRRVVPGIDALVTAAADTLALYSELGAPWAPPKEVSP, from the coding sequence ATGACAACCAAGACCGGCCCTACGACCGCCACCGCGCCCGCTGCCACGAAGGCCCCCGCACCTGTCGCGCTGCCCGTCCCGGTCGTCCTCGCGGGCGCCCGGGGCCACGGCCGCTGGCACGTCGAGAACATCCGTCGGCTCCAGGACAAGGGACTCGTGCGCCTCGCCGGAATCTGCGAGCTGACCCCGTTGACCGAGGAGGAGTTCGGCGGCGAACTCCCCGCCCAGTCACCGGACTTCGGGGCGCTCCTCGACTCCACCGGCGCCCGGGTCGCCGTGGTCTGCACCCCGATCCCGACCCACACGGACCTCGCCCTGGCCGCCGCGAAGCGAGGCGTGCACCTGCTCCTGGAGAAGCCGCCCGCGCCCTCGTACGCCGAGTTCCGCCGGATGGCCGACGGCGTCGCCGCGGCCGGGGTGGCCTGCCAGATCGGGTTCCAGTCGCTCGGCTCGCACGCCGTGCCCGCGATCCGGAAGCTGATCGCCGAGGGCGCGATCGGCACGCCGACCGGGGTCGGCGGGGCCGGTGCCTGGGCGCGCGACGAGGCGTACTACCGGCGCGCCCCCTGGGCGGGCAAGCGGCGCCTGAACGGCGTCGACGTGATCGACGGCGCGCTGACGAACCCCCTCGCGCACGCCGTCGCCACCGCCCTCGCCCTGAACGGCACGACCCGCGCCGAGGACGTCACCCGCATCGAGACCGAACTCGTCCGGGCCAACGACATCGAGTCCGACGACACCTCCTGCGTCCGCGTCACCACCGTCCAGGGCCGCCCGGTCACCGTCGCCGTGACCCTGTGCGCCGAACACCCCGGCGAGCCCTACGTGTTGGTGCAGGGCAGCGAGGGCCGGATCACCTACTGGTACAAGCAGGACCGCGCACTGCTCCAGCGGGCCGGCCACGGCCCCGAGGAGTTCGAGTACGGCAGCACGGACCTGCTGGAGAACCTGGTCGCCCATCTCGCCGACGGCGAAGCCCTGTTGGTCGAACCGGACTCGACAGGCGCCTTCATGAAGGTGGTCGAGGCGATCCGCCAGGCCCCCGACCCGGCTCAACTCCCCACCAGCGCCTGGCACTTGATCCCCACCGAGAACCGCCGGGTGGTCCCCGGCATCGACGCGCTGGTCACGGCGGCGGCCGACACCCTCGCCCTCTACTCCGAGCTGGGCGCCCCCTGGGCCCCACCGAAAGAGGTGAGCCCTTGA
- a CDS encoding dihydrodipicolinate synthase family protein — MTAAFEAQRAALADVVAIPVTPFAEDGSVDQDTHRALLRRLLDGGIGIVTPNGNTGEFYTLTPQERQLVTELTIDAAGGRATVLVGVGHDVPTAIASARHARDHGAQMVMIHQPVHPYVSQGGWVDYHRAIAEAVPDLGVVPYIRNAQLLGARLAELADDCPNVIGVKYAVPDAARFAAFARDAGLERFVWVAGLAEPYAPSYFSAGATGFTSGLVNVAPSVSLNMIEALRSGDYPGAMKVWEQIRRFEELRAANGSANNVTIVKEALASLGLCRRDVRPPSKPLPESERAEVAAIAAGWSV, encoded by the coding sequence ATGACAGCGGCGTTCGAGGCCCAACGGGCCGCCCTGGCCGACGTGGTGGCGATCCCGGTGACCCCGTTCGCCGAGGACGGCAGCGTCGACCAGGACACCCACCGGGCCCTGCTGCGCCGACTGCTCGACGGCGGGATCGGCATCGTCACCCCCAACGGGAACACCGGCGAGTTCTACACCCTGACCCCTCAAGAACGGCAGCTCGTCACGGAGTTGACCATCGACGCGGCGGGCGGGAGGGCCACCGTCCTCGTCGGCGTCGGCCACGACGTGCCCACCGCCATCGCCTCGGCCCGGCACGCCCGCGACCACGGCGCCCAGATGGTGATGATCCACCAGCCCGTCCACCCCTACGTCTCGCAGGGCGGCTGGGTCGACTACCACCGCGCCATCGCCGAGGCCGTGCCCGACCTGGGCGTCGTCCCGTACATCCGCAACGCCCAGCTCCTCGGCGCCCGCCTCGCCGAACTCGCCGACGACTGCCCGAACGTCATCGGCGTCAAGTACGCCGTCCCGGACGCGGCCCGCTTCGCCGCCTTCGCCCGGGACGCGGGGCTCGAACGCTTCGTGTGGGTGGCCGGGCTGGCCGAGCCGTACGCGCCCTCCTACTTCTCGGCGGGCGCCACCGGCTTCACCTCGGGACTCGTGAACGTCGCCCCGTCCGTTTCGCTGAACATGATCGAAGCGCTTCGATCAGGGGACTATCCCGGGGCGATGAAGGTATGGGAGCAGATCCGCCGATTCGAGGAACTAAGGGCCGCGAACGGCTCCGCGAACAACGTCACGATCGTCAAGGAAGCGCTTGCGTCCCTCGGTCTGTGCCGCCGTGACGTACGGCCGCCCAGCAAGCCCCTGCCCGAGAGCGAGCGCGCCGAGGTCGCCGCGATAGCCGCCGGATGGTCCGTATGA